A DNA window from Planctomycetota bacterium contains the following coding sequences:
- a CDS encoding M12 family metallo-peptidase, with translation MRSIVLMAVVGVCASLASAQVQSPDGAFTMLKDVPQDVIGGPANVRPDVFQPVRVEWPALRASLGAAPLENTVGGGEPIVVSLPRPDGGWMRFSVVESPVMEPGLAAALPDVKTFLGQGLDDPASTVRFDYTPHGFHAQVFTGEGSFYIDPVTMGETEHVASYWKRDLRRPIGGWACTVIDDGAPAPEPRYEERAIVNLKTYRLAIATTGEYTAFHGGTAALGQAAVVTAVNRMNQIYERDLAVRFTLVANNINLIFTNAATDPYANNGSGADLTANQTQCNNIIGTANYDVGHLFQTGNGGVAQLSSVCGTGKARGLSGLPSPVNDPFVIDYVCHEVGHQFAGRHCFNNCDGGPGDDQSFAYEPGSGATIMAYAGICGPTNLQNNSDAMFHSGSIALMSAFVSGTSCGSSVSTGNNTPIVDAGPNYSIPANTPFVLTATGSDPDGDAVTYSWEQRNTGATVAVNVDNGSSPIQRTWLPTTSPARTIPRLSNLLANTVAFGEILPTTTRSLSYRVVARDNRAGGGGIATDDMTVSVTDTGQAFAVTSPNTNVAWSGTRTVTWNVAGTTGAPISCANVRILLSTNGGNTWTTVLAESTPNDGSHIVTLPNITTGTARIRVEGVGNIFFDISNTNFSISPATGVALNGTGVDTFTDTAGNGNANGVIDSGESAIGVSVQVLNGGAQTATGVAGTLTSLTPTVTIVSGVSAYVNLAPGAPATNLTPYVINVSPSHPCGDPINLRLSIASAQGSGTYNFSFATGTLPPPVSQTFTWSGPALAIPDNNTTGVSAPLNVSGMTGTLSDVNFRINGTSCSAAQGSTTVGLTHSWVGDLVLALRAPGGAPTVIVVDRPGVPASQFGNDGNNFCQSIFDDEASNPIENAANTLAPFTGSWTPNGALSAFDGLSPNGEWRLDVSDRASGDTGTLRNWSLILSTQAPRTCQPPNNAPPCDPDFNADGNVDQDDIACLAQVVAGDPGCSSNDPDFNGDGNVDQDDIAALEQVVGGAPCP, from the coding sequence ATGAGGTCGATCGTGCTGATGGCGGTGGTGGGGGTGTGCGCGTCGCTCGCGTCCGCCCAGGTGCAGAGCCCGGACGGCGCGTTCACGATGCTGAAGGACGTGCCGCAGGACGTCATCGGCGGCCCGGCGAACGTCCGCCCCGACGTGTTCCAGCCCGTGCGGGTCGAGTGGCCGGCGCTGCGGGCGTCGCTCGGGGCGGCCCCGCTCGAGAACACCGTGGGGGGCGGGGAGCCGATCGTGGTGAGCCTGCCGCGCCCGGACGGCGGGTGGATGCGGTTCTCGGTCGTGGAGTCGCCGGTGATGGAGCCCGGCCTGGCCGCGGCGCTGCCGGACGTCAAGACGTTCCTCGGGCAGGGGCTGGATGATCCCGCCTCCACCGTTCGGTTCGACTACACCCCGCACGGGTTCCATGCGCAGGTCTTTACCGGCGAGGGCTCGTTCTACATCGATCCCGTGACGATGGGCGAGACCGAGCACGTCGCGAGCTACTGGAAGCGTGACCTGCGCCGGCCCATCGGCGGCTGGGCGTGCACGGTGATCGACGACGGCGCGCCCGCGCCCGAGCCCCGCTACGAGGAGCGCGCGATCGTCAACCTCAAGACGTACCGCCTGGCGATCGCGACCACGGGCGAGTACACGGCGTTCCACGGCGGGACGGCGGCGCTGGGACAGGCCGCGGTGGTCACCGCGGTGAACCGCATGAACCAGATCTACGAGCGCGACCTGGCGGTGCGGTTCACGCTGGTGGCGAACAACATCAACCTGATCTTTACCAACGCCGCCACCGATCCCTACGCGAACAACGGCTCCGGCGCCGACCTGACCGCCAACCAGACCCAGTGCAACAACATCATCGGCACCGCCAACTACGACGTCGGGCACCTCTTTCAGACCGGCAACGGCGGGGTCGCGCAGCTCTCCTCGGTGTGCGGCACGGGCAAGGCGCGCGGGCTCAGCGGGCTGCCGTCGCCCGTGAACGACCCGTTCGTCATCGACTACGTCTGCCACGAGGTCGGGCATCAGTTCGCGGGACGCCACTGCTTCAACAACTGCGACGGCGGGCCCGGCGACGACCAGTCCTTCGCCTACGAGCCCGGCTCGGGCGCCACCATCATGGCCTACGCGGGCATCTGCGGCCCGACGAACCTCCAGAACAACTCCGACGCCATGTTCCACTCGGGCAGCATCGCCCTCATGTCGGCCTTCGTCTCGGGCACGTCGTGCGGGTCGTCCGTCAGCACGGGGAACAACACGCCCATCGTCGACGCCGGGCCCAACTACTCCATCCCCGCGAACACGCCCTTCGTGCTGACCGCCACGGGCAGCGACCCCGACGGCGACGCGGTGACCTACTCCTGGGAGCAGCGGAACACGGGCGCCACCGTCGCGGTGAACGTCGACAACGGGTCGTCGCCCATCCAGCGCACCTGGCTGCCGACCACCAGCCCGGCACGCACCATCCCCCGCCTCTCGAACCTGCTCGCGAACACGGTCGCGTTCGGCGAGATCCTCCCCACCACGACGCGCAGCCTCTCGTACCGCGTCGTGGCGCGCGACAACCGCGCCGGGGGCGGCGGCATCGCCACCGACGACATGACCGTCTCCGTCACCGACACGGGCCAGGCCTTCGCCGTCACCAGCCCCAACACCAACGTCGCCTGGTCGGGCACACGAACGGTGACGTGGAACGTCGCCGGCACCACCGGCGCGCCCATCTCGTGCGCGAACGTCCGCATCCTGCTCTCGACCAACGGCGGGAACACCTGGACCACCGTCCTCGCCGAGAGCACCCCCAACGACGGGTCGCACATCGTCACACTGCCCAACATCACCACCGGCACGGCACGCATCCGCGTCGAGGGTGTCGGCAACATCTTCTTCGACATCTCGAACACCAACTTCTCCATCTCGCCCGCCACCGGCGTCGCGCTCAACGGCACGGGCGTCGACACCTTCACGGATACCGCCGGCAACGGCAACGCCAACGGCGTCATTGATTCCGGCGAGTCGGCCATCGGCGTCAGCGTGCAGGTCCTCAACGGCGGCGCGCAGACCGCCACCGGCGTCGCCGGCACGCTCACGTCGCTCACCCCCACGGTCACCATCGTCTCGGGCGTCTCGGCGTACGTGAACCTCGCGCCGGGCGCGCCCGCGACCAACCTCACGCCCTACGTCATCAACGTGTCGCCCTCGCACCCCTGCGGCGATCCCATCAACCTCCGCCTCTCGATCGCCTCGGCGCAGGGCTCGGGCACCTACAACTTCTCGTTCGCCACGGGCACGCTGCCCCCGCCCGTCTCGCAGACCTTCACCTGGTCGGGACCCGCGCTCGCCATCCCCGACAACAACACCACCGGCGTCAGCGCGCCCCTGAACGTCTCCGGCATGACCGGCACGCTCTCGGACGTCAACTTCCGTATCAACGGCACGTCGTGCAGCGCCGCCCAGGGCTCGACCACCGTCGGCCTCACGCACTCCTGGGTCGGCGACCTCGTCCTGGCGCTCCGCGCACCGGGCGGGGCCCCGACCGTGATCGTCGTTGATCGGCCCGGCGTCCCGGCCAGCCAGTTCGGCAACGACGGCAACAACTTCTGCCAGTCGATCTTCGACGACGAGGCGAGCAATCCCATCGAGAACGCCGCCAACACCCTGGCGCCGTTCACCGGCTCCTGGACGCCCAACGGGGCGCTGAGCGCCTTCGACGGGCTCAGCCCCAACGGCGAGTGGCGGCTCGACGTCTCCGACCGCGCTTCGGGCGACACGGGTACGTTGCGCAACTGGTCGCTCATCCTCTCGACGCAGGCGCCCCGCACGTGCCAGCCGCCCAACAACGCCCCGCCCTGCGACCCCGACTTCAACGCCGACGGCAACGTCGACCAGGACGACATCGCGTGCCTGGCGCAGGTCGTCGCGGGCGATCCCGGATGCTCGTCGAACGACCCGGACTTCAACGGCGACGGCAACGTTGATCAGGACGACATCGCCGCACTCGAGCAGGTCGTCGGCGGGGCGCCCTGCCCCTAA
- a CDS encoding FG-GAP-like repeat-containing protein yields MRTHVISTLAPVIAVIAAVGGVGNAAFGQMVVTGTSPSVNALHVAREAPIAVTFDRPVDRATFAGDNFWVFSRWGGMVDGSISFSNDDRTVTFTPAAPLHAGDPVMVVMSRDLRGADGTPMRSAGHTLTFTTRAKPTTATFDPLAIISDRSPNNAQTRIYGGLACDLDRDGWLDITLVNEVSQDLRVFLNRADGSGLFQPFLTPPTPIPYESSPNEPADFNRDGFVDIITTSNATNELTIAMGNGDGTFDPPTIIAMPGYPRGNAILDFDADGDLDIAVANTSVNTISLLANNGSGAFAPPVNIPSGGDGPYGLVTADMNNDGVMDLVVGHVYSRTAVVLRGNGNGTFTFASSRSIGGATWVVATGDLNADSFMDIVTANSGSANASVLLGNGNGTLQAAVIKGVSGHTVGTELADYDGDGDLDWLVACFGGGRWHRYVNNGAGVMTEVQQFIAPNNPACSISADFDNDGDLDLALLDEIADVMLLYTNRGNEVCDPDVNADGNVDQDDIACLAQVVAGDPACSSADPDFNRDGNVDQDDVAALEQVVAGSECP; encoded by the coding sequence ATGCGCACGCACGTCATCAGCACGCTGGCCCCGGTGATCGCAGTGATCGCGGCGGTGGGGGGCGTCGGGAACGCGGCCTTCGGGCAGATGGTCGTGACCGGCACGTCGCCCTCGGTCAACGCGCTGCACGTGGCGCGCGAGGCTCCCATCGCCGTCACCTTCGATCGTCCCGTCGACCGCGCGACCTTCGCGGGCGACAACTTCTGGGTCTTCTCGCGCTGGGGCGGCATGGTCGACGGCTCCATCTCGTTCTCCAACGACGATCGCACCGTCACGTTCACGCCCGCGGCCCCGCTTCACGCCGGCGACCCGGTGATGGTCGTGATGTCGCGCGACCTGCGCGGCGCGGACGGCACGCCCATGCGCTCCGCCGGGCACACGCTCACCTTCACCACGCGCGCCAAGCCCACCACCGCCACCTTCGATCCCCTCGCGATCATCAGCGACCGCTCGCCCAACAACGCGCAGACGCGGATCTACGGCGGGCTCGCGTGCGACCTCGACCGCGACGGGTGGCTCGACATCACGCTCGTGAACGAGGTCTCCCAGGACCTGCGCGTGTTTCTCAACCGCGCGGACGGGTCCGGGCTCTTCCAGCCCTTCCTGACGCCCCCCACGCCGATCCCGTACGAGAGCAGCCCGAACGAGCCCGCGGACTTCAACCGCGACGGGTTCGTCGACATCATCACCACCAGCAACGCGACCAACGAGCTCACCATCGCCATGGGCAACGGCGACGGCACCTTCGACCCGCCCACGATCATCGCGATGCCCGGCTACCCCCGGGGCAACGCCATCCTCGACTTCGACGCCGACGGCGACCTCGACATCGCCGTCGCCAACACCTCCGTCAACACCATCTCGCTGCTGGCGAACAACGGCTCGGGTGCCTTCGCCCCGCCGGTCAACATCCCCAGCGGGGGCGACGGACCCTACGGCCTGGTCACCGCCGACATGAACAACGACGGGGTCATGGACCTCGTCGTCGGGCACGTCTACTCGCGCACCGCCGTCGTGCTCCGGGGCAACGGCAACGGCACGTTCACGTTCGCGTCGTCACGCTCCATCGGCGGGGCGACGTGGGTCGTCGCCACCGGCGACCTCAACGCCGACTCGTTCATGGACATCGTGACGGCCAACTCCGGCTCGGCGAACGCCTCGGTGCTCCTGGGCAACGGCAACGGCACGCTCCAGGCCGCGGTCATCAAGGGCGTCTCCGGGCACACCGTCGGCACCGAACTGGCCGACTACGACGGCGACGGCGACCTCGACTGGCTCGTCGCGTGCTTCGGGGGCGGGCGCTGGCACCGGTACGTGAACAACGGCGCGGGCGTCATGACCGAGGTCCAGCAGTTCATCGCCCCCAACAACCCGGCGTGCAGCATCAGCGCCGACTTCGATAACGACGGCGACCTCGACCTCGCGCTCCTCGACGAGATCGCCGACGTCATGCTGCTGTACACCAACCGGGGCAACGAGGTCTGCGACCCCGATGTCAACGCCGACGGCAACGTCGACCAGGACGACATCGCGTGTTTGGCGCAGGTCGTCGCGGGCGATCCCGCGTGCTCGAGCGCAGACCCCGACTTCAACCGTGACGGCAACGTCGATCAGGACGACGTCGCGGCCCTCGAGCAGGTTGTCGCGGGGTCGGAGTGCCCGTGA
- a CDS encoding multicopper oxidase domain-containing protein, translating into MHNLKSRAARGVFALAAVVTGLAAQAEIVTLAPVADTTILEESGDMSNGAGTHVFAGRNASGQVRRALLRFDLSVFPAGTVVNAATLVLEMDRSNAGPEPVTLRRVLNAWGEGTSSGGSGGGGGAPAEPTDATWLHRFYNATLWSMPGGDFAPSSSGMTMVDGLGTYTWTGAGVAGDAQYWIDVPGANHGWIMLGNEGPGVSAKRFASRDNPEPALRPQLILDVTFPPGSMGACCTPGVGCFVTVPGLCAQRGGTFQGMGTSCSPDPCPPTTGACCLPDGSCQDLTGAACALAGGTYAGDLTSCATSPCAQPLAPFVDALPIPPIAQPTIGVPGGAAHYDISMTEFFAQLHRDLPPTRVWGYAGSVLGPTFEARRGLPVTVTWTNDLRVFETGQLRTSHVLPVDTCLHGPDMNGDVPYTVVHLHGGHVPADSDGHPDDAFPPGVSSSLYNYPNNQRAATMWYHDHALGLTRLNVWMGLAGFYLLRDTDEDALNIPRGEFEVPLALLDRSFNADGSFFYPPMWHEHVFGDHILVNGKVWPYFNVKRGKYRFRVLNASNSRAYTLALPANATFWQIASDGGLLAAPVAKTSLTITPGERADIVIDFAPYAPGTELVLTNSAPSPLPGGGIGPEVPNVMKFIVGADAGDTDPLPTSLVPVPRISENEAAQEREFLLRKIPGQHCGHDVWAINGLMWDDITEYPLLGSTEIWSWVNRSGVTHPMHMHLVSFQVLDRQDFIVQGGQIVPISDRVPPPPEEMGWKDTVQARPFQITRVIARFENYAGRFAYHCHILEHEDHEMMRQFEVCEPAAITNPPDDFEACQGGEAHFGAEFSGSSVQYLWFKDGFPLSDGPTGTGSVVTGSGAYYLAIANVGPADVGQYYCLATNGCSNATSSVASLTISGPCCDPDFNADGNVDQDDIACLAQVVAGDPACSASDPDFNRDGNVDQDDIASLEQVVAGAPCP; encoded by the coding sequence ATGCACAACCTGAAGTCGCGCGCGGCGCGGGGCGTGTTCGCACTCGCGGCGGTGGTCACCGGGCTGGCGGCGCAGGCCGAGATCGTCACGCTCGCGCCCGTGGCCGACACCACGATCCTCGAAGAGTCGGGCGACATGTCGAACGGCGCGGGGACGCACGTCTTCGCCGGGCGGAACGCCTCCGGGCAGGTGCGCCGGGCGCTGCTGCGCTTTGACCTGTCCGTGTTCCCGGCGGGAACGGTGGTGAACGCCGCGACGCTTGTCCTCGAGATGGACCGTTCGAACGCCGGGCCCGAGCCCGTGACGCTGCGCCGCGTGCTGAACGCCTGGGGCGAGGGAACCTCGTCGGGCGGGAGCGGCGGGGGCGGGGGCGCACCCGCCGAGCCCACCGACGCCACCTGGCTGCACCGGTTCTACAACGCCACCCTGTGGAGCATGCCCGGGGGCGACTTCGCGCCGAGTTCCAGCGGCATGACGATGGTGGACGGCCTGGGCACGTACACCTGGACGGGCGCGGGCGTCGCGGGCGACGCGCAGTACTGGATCGACGTGCCCGGCGCGAACCACGGCTGGATCATGCTCGGCAACGAGGGCCCGGGCGTGAGCGCCAAGCGCTTCGCGAGCCGCGACAACCCGGAGCCGGCGCTGCGCCCGCAACTGATCTTGGACGTGACGTTCCCGCCGGGCTCGATGGGCGCGTGCTGCACGCCGGGCGTCGGGTGCTTTGTCACGGTGCCCGGGCTGTGCGCGCAGCGGGGCGGCACGTTCCAGGGCATGGGCACCAGCTGCTCGCCCGACCCGTGCCCGCCCACCACGGGCGCGTGCTGCCTGCCCGACGGCTCGTGCCAGGACCTGACGGGGGCGGCGTGCGCGCTGGCCGGTGGCACGTACGCCGGCGACCTCACGTCGTGCGCGACGAGCCCGTGCGCCCAGCCGCTCGCGCCCTTCGTCGACGCGCTGCCGATCCCGCCGATCGCGCAGCCGACCATCGGGGTTCCGGGCGGGGCGGCCCACTACGACATCTCGATGACGGAGTTCTTTGCGCAACTCCACCGCGACCTGCCCCCGACGCGGGTGTGGGGGTACGCGGGGTCGGTGCTGGGGCCGACCTTCGAGGCCCGGCGCGGGCTGCCGGTGACGGTGACCTGGACGAACGACCTGCGCGTGTTCGAGACCGGGCAACTGCGCACGTCGCACGTCCTGCCGGTGGACACGTGCCTGCACGGGCCCGACATGAACGGCGACGTCCCCTACACCGTCGTGCACCTGCACGGCGGGCACGTGCCCGCGGACAGCGACGGTCACCCGGACGACGCGTTCCCGCCGGGCGTGAGCTCGTCGCTGTACAACTACCCGAACAACCAGCGGGCCGCCACGATGTGGTACCACGACCACGCGCTGGGCCTGACGCGCCTCAATGTCTGGATGGGGCTCGCGGGGTTCTACCTCCTCCGCGACACCGACGAGGACGCGCTCAACATCCCGCGTGGCGAGTTCGAGGTGCCCCTCGCGCTGCTCGACCGCTCGTTCAACGCCGACGGCTCGTTCTTCTACCCGCCCATGTGGCACGAGCACGTCTTCGGCGACCACATTCTGGTGAACGGCAAGGTCTGGCCCTACTTCAACGTCAAACGCGGGAAGTACCGCTTCCGCGTGCTCAACGCGAGCAACAGCCGCGCCTACACCCTCGCGCTCCCCGCCAACGCCACGTTCTGGCAGATCGCCTCCGACGGCGGGCTTCTGGCGGCCCCGGTCGCCAAGACCAGCCTCACCATCACCCCGGGCGAACGCGCCGACATCGTCATCGACTTCGCCCCGTACGCCCCCGGCACCGAGCTCGTCCTGACCAACAGCGCGCCCTCGCCGCTGCCCGGCGGGGGCATCGGGCCCGAGGTGCCCAACGTCATGAAGTTCATCGTCGGCGCCGACGCGGGCGACACCGACCCGCTCCCGACGAGCCTCGTGCCCGTGCCCCGGATCTCCGAGAACGAGGCGGCCCAGGAACGCGAGTTCCTGCTCCGCAAGATCCCCGGGCAGCACTGCGGGCACGACGTGTGGGCCATCAACGGGCTCATGTGGGACGACATCACCGAGTACCCGCTGCTCGGCAGCACCGAGATCTGGTCGTGGGTGAACCGCTCGGGCGTCACGCACCCCATGCACATGCACCTGGTGTCGTTCCAGGTGCTCGACCGCCAGGACTTCATCGTGCAGGGCGGGCAGATCGTGCCGATCAGCGATCGCGTGCCCCCGCCCCCGGAGGAGATGGGCTGGAAGGACACCGTGCAGGCGCGCCCGTTCCAGATCACGCGCGTCATCGCGCGCTTCGAGAACTACGCCGGACGCTTCGCCTACCACTGCCACATCCTCGAGCACGAGGACCACGAGATGATGCGCCAGTTCGAGGTCTGCGAGCCCGCCGCCATCACCAACCCGCCCGATGACTTCGAGGCGTGCCAGGGAGGCGAGGCGCACTTCGGCGCCGAGTTCAGCGGGTCGAGTGTCCAGTACCTCTGGTTCAAGGACGGCTTCCCGCTCTCCGACGGGCCCACCGGCACCGGCTCGGTCGTCACCGGGTCCGGCGCGTACTACCTCGCCATCGCGAACGTCGGGCCGGCCGATGTCGGGCAGTACTACTGCCTCGCCACCAACGGCTGCTCCAACGCGACGAGCAGCGTCGCCTCGCTCACCATCAGCGGCCCGTGCTGCGACCCGGACTTCAACGCCGACGGCAACGTCGACCAGGACGACATCGCGTGTTTGGCGCAGGTCGTCGCGGGCGACCCGGCGTGCTCCGCCAGCGATCCCGATTTCAACCGCGACGGCAACGTCGACCAGGACGACATCGCTTCACTGGAGCAGGTGGTGGCCGGCGCGCCGTGCCCGTGA